One Campylobacter lari DNA segment encodes these proteins:
- a CDS encoding BspA family leucine-rich repeat surface protein codes for MFTPKTKSELVALIREELITLDEIDVSLITDMSYLFYYSTRTNFDGIEKWDVSSVKDMSYMFYCCKSFNHDISKWNVKNVENMEGMFFDCESFDQDLSSWNMSNVKDTKYMFCNCLKFNHKVENWDVHNAITMAHMFENCKQFDQDLSRWDVHNAKTMAFLLHNCTNFHHDVKKLDIDKNCNIQKILGHEEIQNKYAIKH; via the coding sequence ATGTTTACGCCTAAAACAAAAAGCGAATTAGTTGCTCTTATTAGAGAAGAGCTTATTACCTTAGATGAAATCGATGTAAGCTTAATCACGGATATGTCTTATTTGTTCTACTATTCTACTAGAACTAATTTTGATGGTATAGAAAAGTGGGATGTGTCAAGCGTAAAAGATATGTCTTATATGTTTTATTGCTGTAAAAGCTTTAATCATGATATTTCTAAATGGAATGTTAAAAATGTTGAAAACATGGAAGGAATGTTTTTTGATTGTGAATCTTTTGATCAAGACTTATCTTCTTGGAATATGTCAAATGTTAAAGATACTAAGTATATGTTTTGTAATTGTCTTAAATTTAATCATAAAGTAGAAAATTGGGATGTGCATAATGCCATTACGATGGCACATATGTTTGAAAACTGCAAACAATTTGATCAAGATTTATCAAGATGGGATGTACATAATGCTAAAACAATGGCATTTTTATTGCACAATTGTACTAATTTTCATCACGATGTTAAGAAATTAGATATTGATAAAAACTGCAATATTCAAAAAATACTAGGACATGAAGAAATACAAAATAAATATGCTATAAAACATTAA
- a CDS encoding LysR family transcriptional regulator: MTFKQIKYFQALCRNLNLRACAKELNITQSALSLAIFELEKSLNTKLFDRNAKFLSLNEKGKVFLKQITPLILEFERIEKAMQDDQSYEISMKVSQNVGTYLLGSFLDQKAENIKLNLSLDNSQNIIKDILDKEIDIGLIEGICKDNDIKKIKICDDELIVVSKNDLKKEFFIDELKDFKWLSREQGSGAKEVFLNALPKDIKLNLVYELNSTAMIKELVKKGEFLAVLPKFSVKEELEAKSLFEVRLKNFKISRELCLIYHKNKEPSKKFINLCEFLKLCIQKDLV; encoded by the coding sequence ATGACTTTTAAACAAATAAAATATTTTCAAGCTTTGTGTAGAAATTTAAATTTAAGAGCTTGTGCTAAAGAATTAAATATAACTCAATCTGCTTTGTCTTTAGCTATATTTGAACTTGAAAAAAGTTTAAACACCAAGCTTTTTGATAGAAATGCTAAATTTTTAAGTTTAAATGAAAAAGGAAAGGTTTTTTTAAAGCAAATTACACCTTTGATTTTAGAATTTGAGCGCATTGAAAAAGCAATGCAAGATGATCAAAGCTATGAAATAAGTATGAAAGTGAGTCAAAATGTAGGTACTTATTTACTAGGATCTTTTTTGGACCAAAAGGCAGAAAATATCAAGTTAAATTTGTCCTTGGATAATAGTCAAAATATTATCAAAGATATTTTAGATAAAGAAATCGATATAGGTTTGATTGAAGGAATTTGCAAAGATAATGATATAAAAAAGATTAAAATTTGTGATGATGAACTTATTGTGGTGAGTAAAAATGACTTAAAAAAAGAATTTTTCATAGATGAGTTAAAGGATTTTAAATGGCTAAGTCGCGAGCAAGGTTCGGGTGCAAAAGAAGTGTTTTTAAATGCTTTGCCTAAAGATATAAAGCTTAATTTAGTTTATGAGCTAAACTCAACTGCTATGATAAAAGAGTTGGTTAAAAAAGGTGAATTTTTAGCAGTTTTACCTAAATTTAGTGTTAAAGAAGAACTTGAAGCTAAAAGCTTATTTGAAGTGAGATTAAAAAATTTTAAAATTTCAAGAGAGCTTTGCTTGATTTATCATAAAAATAAAGAGCCAAGCAAGAAATTTATAAATTTATGTGAGTTTTTAAAACTTTGCATTCAAAAAGATTTAGTTTAG
- a CDS encoding YeiH family protein yields the protein MHKNIYKNRKFEAFLLLFTLAFCAFAISELNFFKNLGISALIIAVILGALIGNLAHQNANLLKKSGVLGIATKEILRLGIILYGFRITFNDLEKVGSNGILLAFLVVFSTFFIGLLLGKLFKLDLKESILISSGSSICGAAAVMASESVVKGGSAKVGVAVCTVVVFGTLGMFLYPLAWNLGWFDFFSLKQMGYFMGASLHEVAHAVAAGEAIQAGDGAVIEKMMRVLMLVPFLIFLSLFSLKFLSKNNEKISIKANIPYFALWFLFACGISSLEILNTDFALNYIKPSIQTIDTLLLSMAMVALGVNIHKNILKNAGFKPFLMALLLFIWLIFISISLIFLLNL from the coding sequence ATGCATAAAAATATATATAAAAATAGAAAATTTGAAGCTTTTTTGCTACTTTTTACCCTTGCTTTTTGTGCTTTTGCTATTTCTGAGCTTAATTTTTTTAAAAATCTTGGAATTTCAGCTTTAATCATAGCCGTAATTTTGGGAGCTTTAATAGGAAATTTAGCTCATCAAAATGCAAATTTACTCAAAAAATCAGGAGTTTTAGGCATAGCAACAAAAGAAATTTTAAGACTTGGGATTATACTTTATGGTTTTAGAATTACTTTTAATGATTTAGAAAAAGTTGGATCAAATGGAATTTTGCTAGCATTTTTAGTGGTATTTTCTACCTTTTTTATAGGGCTTTTATTAGGAAAATTATTTAAACTTGATCTTAAAGAAAGCATACTTATAAGTAGTGGCTCAAGCATTTGTGGGGCAGCTGCTGTGATGGCAAGTGAAAGCGTTGTTAAAGGTGGTTCTGCTAAAGTTGGCGTGGCAGTTTGTACTGTGGTTGTATTTGGAACTTTAGGGATGTTTTTATATCCTTTGGCTTGGAATTTGGGTTGGTTTGATTTTTTTAGTTTAAAGCAAATGGGGTATTTCATGGGAGCAAGCTTGCATGAAGTTGCACATGCTGTTGCAGCAGGTGAAGCTATACAAGCAGGAGATGGTGCTGTCATAGAAAAAATGATGCGTGTTTTAATGCTAGTACCTTTTTTAATTTTTTTAAGTCTTTTTTCATTGAAATTTCTAAGTAAAAATAATGAAAAAATTTCCATTAAAGCAAATATTCCTTATTTTGCTTTGTGGTTTTTATTTGCTTGTGGTATTAGCTCACTTGAAATATTAAATACCGATTTTGCACTTAATTATATAAAACCAAGCATACAAACTATAGATACACTTTTACTTTCTATGGCCATGGTAGCTTTGGGAGTAAATATCCATAAAAATATTTTAAAAAATGCAGGTTTTAAACCATTTTTGATGGCATTGTTGCTTTTTATTTGGTTAATCTTTATATCAATTAGCTTAATTTTCTTATTAAATTTATAA
- a CDS encoding phosphomannomutase/phosphoglucomutase, protein MLDLIFREYDIRGLYPSELNEKSVKAIGYALGLEMKSRGCEKVSVGYDARYSANELFNYLISGLNKANMQVFNIGLAPTPMGYFSLFFDDIFDANIMITGSHNPKEYNGFKITINKESFFGADLKKLSLKVQEYLELEINDDLRYENYDVKSLYIDFLAKHFSHLKDYKEKIIIDCANGATGVIIKPLVEKLNLNAQILFENPDGNFPNHAPDPTELENLHALQVALKENENAKMGFAFDGDGDRLVVASKDYVFKGDELCYLFAKNIKNPRVLGEVKCSKNLFDEVAKFGFIMMGKTGHSNIKKMMKEQNIDIAAELSGHIFFKDRYFGYDDGIYAFLRTLELLVNGFDIEKLVKELPKLYASEEIKLKVSEENKFQIIEKFKEKVKANAFENVLDCNEIDGVRITFKEGWALLRASNTSPYLIMRTEATSAEFKDFLEARAKELFEEIIKELA, encoded by the coding sequence ATGTTAGATTTGATTTTTAGAGAGTATGATATAAGAGGGCTTTACCCAAGTGAGTTAAATGAAAAAAGTGTAAAAGCTATAGGTTATGCTTTGGGTTTAGAAATGAAATCAAGAGGTTGTGAGAAAGTAAGTGTGGGCTATGATGCAAGATATAGTGCAAATGAACTTTTTAACTATTTAATTAGCGGTTTAAATAAAGCTAATATGCAAGTTTTTAATATAGGCTTAGCACCAACTCCTATGGGATATTTTAGCTTGTTTTTTGATGATATTTTTGATGCAAATATCATGATAACAGGCTCGCATAATCCAAAAGAATACAATGGCTTTAAAATCACGATTAACAAAGAAAGTTTTTTTGGTGCTGATTTGAAAAAGCTTTCTTTAAAAGTGCAAGAGTATTTAGAACTTGAAATCAATGATGATTTAAGATATGAAAATTATGATGTTAAAAGCTTATATATAGACTTTTTAGCTAAACATTTTTCACATCTTAAAGATTATAAAGAAAAAATCATTATTGATTGTGCAAATGGAGCTACTGGAGTGATTATAAAGCCTTTGGTGGAAAAATTAAATCTTAATGCACAAATTTTATTTGAAAATCCTGATGGAAATTTCCCAAACCACGCGCCCGATCCAACAGAGCTTGAAAATTTACACGCATTGCAAGTTGCGCTAAAAGAAAATGAAAATGCAAAAATGGGCTTTGCTTTTGATGGAGATGGAGATCGTTTAGTAGTCGCAAGTAAAGACTATGTATTTAAGGGCGATGAGCTTTGCTATTTATTTGCTAAAAATATAAAAAATCCTAGAGTTTTAGGTGAAGTAAAATGCTCTAAAAACCTCTTTGATGAGGTAGCTAAATTTGGTTTTATCATGATGGGTAAGACCGGGCATTCTAACATTAAAAAAATGATGAAAGAGCAAAATATCGACATAGCAGCAGAGCTTAGTGGGCATATTTTCTTTAAAGATAGATATTTTGGTTATGATGATGGAATTTATGCATTTTTAAGAACCTTAGAGCTTTTAGTAAATGGTTTTGATATAGAAAAATTAGTTAAAGAGTTACCAAAACTTTATGCAAGTGAAGAGATTAAGCTTAAGGTTAGTGAGGAAAATAAATTTCAAATCATAGAAAAATTTAAAGAAAAAGTAAAAGCAAACGCTTTTGAAAATGTGCTTGATTGTAATGAAATTGACGGAGTTAGAATCACCTTTAAAGAAGGCTGGGCACTTTTGCGTGCTTCTAACACAAGTCCATATCTTATCATGCGCACCGAAGCTACAAGTGCTGAATTTAAAGACTTTTTAGAAGCAAGGGCAAAAGAACTTTTCGAAGAAATCATAAAAGAGCTTGCATAA
- a CDS encoding universal stress protein produces the protein MEKILVCVDVLEPCKESLYYGVYLAKKLDLPLMFLYTIEPNFTNAELACSFGIGASGCVIEDLVEEQSQKNENLCKKGQRILEEFCAYAKEQGVKECFSVQRDGDLEEVLKEYNDQIRLAIAGLKGGGKKNKIGIHTEELVRALNVPILLVNSAFKEIKSVMMAYDGSNLAKKAIEQAIKRPIFKEAKRYIVNVSKDEKASYELLAQVSQIFKEANLNVQTQHLSGEITQALFDFGEQNDIDLLIMGAYSHHWLKSILFGSLTNDILTKAKKPLLLIR, from the coding sequence ATGGAAAAAATTCTAGTTTGTGTGGATGTTTTAGAGCCTTGTAAGGAAAGTTTGTATTATGGGGTGTATTTAGCTAAAAAGCTAGATTTACCTTTAATGTTTTTATATACCATAGAACCAAATTTTACTAATGCTGAATTAGCTTGTAGTTTTGGCATAGGCGCTAGTGGATGTGTGATTGAAGATTTGGTAGAAGAGCAAAGTCAAAAAAATGAAAATCTTTGCAAAAAAGGGCAAAGAATTTTAGAAGAATTTTGTGCTTATGCAAAAGAACAAGGCGTAAAAGAATGCTTTAGTGTGCAAAGAGATGGAGATTTGGAAGAAGTTTTAAAAGAATACAATGATCAAATAAGATTAGCCATAGCAGGTTTAAAAGGCGGAGGTAAGAAAAATAAAATAGGCATTCATACAGAAGAATTAGTAAGAGCTTTAAATGTGCCTATTTTGCTTGTAAATTCTGCTTTTAAAGAGATTAAAAGTGTGATGATGGCTTATGATGGGAGTAATTTAGCTAAAAAAGCCATAGAGCAAGCCATTAAAAGACCTATTTTTAAGGAAGCAAAGCGTTATATAGTAAATGTTTCTAAAGATGAAAAAGCTTCTTATGAGTTATTAGCTCAAGTAAGTCAAATTTTTAAAGAAGCAAATTTAAATGTACAAACTCAGCATTTAAGTGGTGAGATTACTCAGGCTTTATTTGATTTTGGTGAGCAAAATGATATAGATTTGTTGATCATGGGGGCTTATTCACATCATTGGTTAAAAAGTATTTTATTTGGTAGTTTGACAAATGATATTCTAACTAAGGCTAAAAAACCTTTGTTGTTAATTCGCTAA
- the tilS gene encoding tRNA lysidine(34) synthetase TilS, which produces MMIDSKYLNHLKQGKNLLAFSHGSDSSALFFMLLEKNIDFDLAFINYKTRKNSDKEEQSAKELAKRFHKKIYIKTAHKITKNFEACARALRYEFFEELCKNHSYDNLLLAHHLNDKLEWFLMQFSKGAGLRELLGFKDIEKRKYFTIIRPLLEIPKKEISNYLKENNITYFHDESNDDEKYFRNFIRKNFANEFLKLYPNGVKKSFKYLEKDLKEENICEFKNIYITHKDESLIAKCFKKLGVLLSTKQRQEALKGDGVISHKIGIVYIQEKVLIFPFVSCEKMPKEFKEIYRKAKIPKLLRAYLYTKNIDVKELMQALL; this is translated from the coding sequence TTGATGATTGATAGCAAATATTTAAATCATTTAAAGCAAGGGAAAAATCTTTTAGCATTTTCTCATGGGAGTGATTCTAGTGCTTTATTTTTCATGCTTTTAGAAAAAAATATAGATTTTGATCTTGCTTTTATAAACTACAAAACTCGTAAAAATAGTGATAAAGAAGAACAAAGTGCCAAAGAATTAGCCAAGCGTTTTCATAAAAAAATTTACATCAAAACCGCACACAAGATAACAAAAAATTTCGAAGCTTGCGCAAGAGCTTTGCGTTATGAGTTTTTTGAAGAACTTTGCAAAAATCACTCTTATGATAATCTTTTACTAGCTCATCATTTAAATGATAAACTAGAATGGTTTTTAATGCAATTTTCTAAAGGTGCAGGGCTTAGAGAATTACTTGGCTTTAAAGATATTGAAAAAAGAAAATATTTTACTATCATAAGACCCTTGCTTGAAATTCCAAAAAAAGAAATTTCAAACTACCTAAAAGAAAACAATATCACTTATTTTCATGATGAGAGTAATGATGATGAAAAATATTTTAGAAATTTCATACGCAAAAATTTTGCAAATGAGTTTTTAAAGCTTTATCCAAATGGAGTAAAAAAAAGCTTTAAATACTTAGAAAAAGACTTAAAAGAAGAAAATATTTGTGAATTTAAAAATATTTACATTACTCATAAAGATGAAAGTTTAATCGCAAAATGCTTTAAAAAACTTGGAGTACTTTTAAGTACCAAACAAAGACAAGAAGCATTAAAAGGTGATGGGGTGATTTCGCATAAAATAGGCATTGTTTATATACAAGAAAAAGTTTTGATTTTTCCTTTTGTAAGTTGTGAGAAAATGCCAAAAGAATTTAAAGAAATTTATAGAAAAGCAAAAATCCCTAAACTCTTAAGAGCATATTTATACACAAAAAATATTGATGTAAAAGAGCTTATGCAAGCTCTTTTATGA
- a CDS encoding diguanylate cyclase domain-containing protein, with translation MDFSYLLLKTLPSMTLVFNILALFLAYFFKQNKIFFLLLLILCARALSLVASEYQAHLFISVFLPFSFVLFVFLQDSKLVFERINLIKFAYLAFMGFVALILSTSTNFNASITSEIFGLSTQFFKPISELSFCVFWVGMIFLLFSYFKNNDFHFLLAYMGLSVQFLFYNSVDLGYYEFASLVLIGFLAYKAYKIAFFDTLTNLPNLKALRRYAQGLENFHLALIEVKNINEIYHQKGSKMGEFVMYEFARILKKALHARVFKDDKDYFIIVFENENMAFVQSKLQMLENFMQKYSFELKEQNAKLEIKLCLSSKNENIEESLKQVKLELRRQKD, from the coding sequence TTGGATTTTTCGTATTTATTGTTAAAAACATTGCCTAGTATGACTTTGGTTTTTAATATCTTAGCTTTATTTTTAGCTTATTTTTTTAAGCAAAATAAGATTTTTTTCTTACTTTTATTAATTTTATGTGCTAGGGCTTTATCTTTAGTAGCAAGTGAGTATCAAGCGCATTTGTTTATCTCGGTATTTTTACCTTTTTCTTTTGTGCTTTTTGTGTTTTTACAAGATAGCAAGCTTGTGTTTGAAAGAATTAATCTCATTAAATTTGCGTATTTAGCCTTTATGGGTTTTGTAGCGTTAATACTTAGCACAAGTACTAATTTTAATGCAAGCATTACAAGTGAAATTTTTGGCCTTTCAACGCAATTTTTTAAGCCTATTAGCGAGTTAAGCTTTTGTGTGTTTTGGGTGGGAATGATATTTTTATTATTTTCTTATTTTAAAAATAATGATTTTCATTTTTTACTAGCTTATATGGGCTTGAGTGTGCAGTTTTTATTTTACAATAGTGTTGATTTGGGTTATTATGAATTTGCTTCTTTAGTGTTGATAGGATTTTTAGCGTATAAAGCTTATAAAATAGCCTTTTTTGACACTTTAACCAATTTGCCAAATTTAAAAGCCTTAAGAAGATATGCACAAGGACTTGAAAATTTTCATTTAGCCTTGATTGAAGTAAAAAATATCAATGAAATTTATCATCAAAAAGGCTCAAAAATGGGCGAGTTTGTAATGTATGAGTTTGCTAGGATTTTAAAAAAAGCTTTACACGCTAGGGTTTTTAAAGATGATAAGGATTATTTTATCATTGTATTTGAAAATGAAAACATGGCCTTTGTGCAAAGTAAGCTTCAAATGCTTGAAAATTTTATGCAAAAATATAGTTTTGAATTGAAAGAGCAAAATGCAAAATTAGAAATTAAACTTTGTTTATCAAGCAAAAATGAAAACATAGAAGAAAGTTTAAAACAAGTAAAATTAGAACTTAGAAGACAAAAGGATTAA
- the rimO gene encoding 30S ribosomal protein S12 methylthiotransferase RimO, translating into MPKLFLMSLGCNKNLVDSEIMLGRLSDYEICDEPSIADVLIVNTCGFIDSAKKESINAILDLHEQRKKDSLLVVTGCLMQRYREELMKELPEVDLFTGVGNYEKIDEMILKKTNLFSNSTYLQDKNTNRVITGSNYHAFIKIAEGCNQKCSFCAIPSFKGKLKSRSPESIVNEVKELVKKGYKDFSFIAQDTSSYLFDQGQKDGLLKLIEAIENIQGVKAARILYLYPTSISKEVIEKIIQSKVFVNYFDMPLQHISDNMLKIMKRGANKAKLIELLNLMKQAPNSFLRTGFIVGHPGESDEDFEELCAFIKEFGFDRISVFAYSKEEDTAAFNMEQIPSKIINARLKVIEKIVDKCIEKSFNQQVGKKILAFCEGQSSEGEFFIGAKDLRWDRNIDGEILINESDCGDLEMGELYECEITQSLDKKLIAKALRKFDD; encoded by the coding sequence ATGCCAAAACTTTTTTTAATGTCTTTAGGTTGTAATAAAAATTTAGTTGATAGCGAAATCATGCTTGGAAGATTAAGTGATTATGAAATTTGTGATGAGCCAAGCATAGCTGATGTTTTGATTGTAAATACCTGTGGCTTTATAGATAGTGCTAAAAAAGAAAGCATAAATGCGATTTTAGACTTACACGAGCAAAGAAAAAAAGATTCATTGTTAGTTGTAACAGGATGTTTAATGCAACGCTACCGCGAGGAATTAATGAAAGAACTACCTGAAGTTGATCTTTTTACCGGTGTGGGAAATTATGAAAAAATTGATGAAATGATACTTAAAAAAACTAATCTTTTTTCAAATTCCACTTACTTGCAAGATAAAAATACCAATCGTGTAATCACAGGATCAAATTATCACGCTTTTATCAAAATAGCTGAAGGATGTAATCAAAAATGTTCATTTTGCGCTATACCAAGTTTTAAAGGAAAACTCAAATCAAGAAGCCCAGAAAGCATTGTAAATGAAGTAAAAGAGCTTGTTAAAAAAGGCTATAAAGACTTTTCTTTTATTGCTCAAGATACAAGTTCGTATTTGTTTGATCAAGGTCAAAAAGATGGACTTTTAAAGCTTATTGAAGCTATAGAAAATATCCAAGGTGTAAAGGCTGCTAGAATTTTATATCTATATCCAACAAGTATTAGCAAAGAAGTGATAGAAAAAATCATTCAATCAAAAGTTTTTGTAAATTATTTTGATATGCCTTTGCAACACATCAGTGATAATATGCTTAAAATCATGAAACGCGGAGCTAACAAAGCTAAATTAATCGAACTTTTAAATTTAATGAAACAAGCTCCAAATTCATTTTTACGCACAGGTTTTATAGTAGGACACCCAGGAGAGAGTGATGAGGACTTTGAAGAATTATGCGCTTTTATAAAAGAATTTGGTTTTGATAGAATTAGTGTTTTTGCTTATTCTAAAGAAGAAGATACCGCAGCTTTTAACATGGAACAAATTCCTAGTAAAATCATTAATGCGAGATTAAAAGTGATAGAAAAAATCGTCGATAAATGCATAGAAAAAAGTTTTAATCAACAAGTTGGTAAAAAAATCTTAGCATTTTGTGAAGGTCAAAGCTCTGAAGGAGAATTTTTCATCGGTGCAAAAGATTTGCGTTGGGATAGAAATATTGATGGAGAAATTCTCATCAATGAAAGCGATTGCGGAGATTTAGAAATGGGTGAGCTTTATGAGTGCGAAATCACGCAGAGTTTAGATAAAAAACTCATTGCAAAAGCTTTAAGAAAGTTTGATGATTGA
- the prfB gene encoding peptide chain release factor 2 yields the protein MDNYEYSELLKKLKNKVGNIASIIKPEEIKARLKEIENLENSPSFWSDVKQAGVIGKEKTKISNLLKNYENAFNALNDASELFDLANSENDLDTIEALFEDANKLEDLIVNLEISMLLSGENDGKNAIVSIHPGAGGTESNDWASMLYRMYLRFCEREGFKVETLDFQEGEEAGLKDVSFLVKGENAYGYLKAENGIHRLVRTSPFDSAGRRHTSFSSVMVSPELDDDIEIEIEEKDIRIDYYRASGAGGQHVNKTESAVRITHMPSGIVVQCQNDRSQHKNKATAFKMLKSRLYELELMKQQDEANSSEKSEIGWGHQIRSYVLFPYQQVKDTRSNEAFSQVDNILDGDIKKIIEGVLIAQKAQD from the coding sequence ATGGATAATTACGAATACAGCGAACTTTTAAAAAAATTAAAAAATAAAGTTGGAAATATCGCTTCTATTATTAAGCCTGAAGAGATAAAAGCAAGATTAAAAGAAATAGAAAATTTAGAAAATTCCCCTTCTTTTTGGAGTGATGTAAAACAAGCAGGCGTTATAGGTAAAGAAAAAACTAAAATTTCAAATTTATTAAAAAACTACGAGAACGCTTTCAATGCTTTAAATGATGCAAGTGAGCTTTTTGATCTAGCAAATAGTGAAAATGACTTGGACACCATAGAAGCTTTATTTGAAGATGCAAACAAGCTAGAAGATCTTATTGTAAATCTTGAAATTTCTATGCTTTTAAGTGGGGAAAATGATGGTAAAAATGCCATAGTTTCCATTCATCCAGGAGCAGGTGGAACGGAGAGTAATGACTGGGCTAGTATGCTTTATAGGATGTATTTGAGATTTTGTGAAAGAGAAGGTTTTAAAGTAGAAACACTTGACTTTCAAGAAGGCGAAGAAGCAGGGCTTAAAGATGTGAGCTTTTTAGTAAAAGGTGAAAATGCTTATGGGTATTTAAAAGCTGAAAATGGTATTCATCGTTTAGTAAGAACTTCTCCATTTGATAGTGCAGGGCGTCGCCATACGAGTTTTTCTAGTGTGATGGTTTCACCTGAACTTGATGATGATATAGAAATAGAAATTGAAGAAAAAGATATAAGGATTGATTATTATAGAGCAAGCGGAGCGGGTGGACAGCATGTTAATAAAACTGAATCAGCAGTGCGTATAACTCATATGCCAAGTGGTATAGTAGTGCAATGTCAAAATGATAGAAGTCAACACAAAAACAAAGCAACTGCTTTTAAAATGTTAAAATCACGCCTTTATGAACTTGAGCTTATGAAACAACAAGATGAAGCAAATTCAAGCGAGAAAAGTGAGATAGGTTGGGGGCATCAAATCCGCTCTTATGTGCTTTTTCCTTATCAACAAGTCAAAGACACACGCTCAAATGAAGCTTTTTCACAGGTTGATAATATCTTAGATGGGGATATTAAAAAAATCATAGAAGGTGTTTTAATAGCACAAAAAGCGCAAGATTAA
- a CDS encoding potassium channel family protein, giving the protein MLYHRLLNHYISIYHKSTKRFLFVWTLLAVVPLFCSFLFDELAIYATGKITSEILFLILNIIPIMVAVALMMFLLISIWAAFSSKINIKEKFFIILYAYVLIWFAYGNLYYFSCDVDNYNRMLIATQKNENLEIVDLQEKIIEVQFQTPIRGIHNFWSLNDELKPQIQNRIKGLVDCYYFSGVTMLTIGFGDVTPVSSLLRLFSVFQGFLGQVIVVIAMGLWINQAGKQ; this is encoded by the coding sequence ATGCTATACCATAGACTTTTAAATCACTATATTAGCATTTATCATAAAAGTACCAAACGATTTCTTTTTGTTTGGACTTTGCTTGCTGTGGTGCCTTTATTTTGTAGTTTTTTATTTGACGAGCTTGCCATTTATGCAACGGGTAAAATTACTTCTGAAATTTTATTTTTAATTTTAAATATTATTCCTATTATGGTGGCTGTGGCATTGATGATGTTTTTGCTTATTAGTATTTGGGCTGCTTTTAGTAGTAAGATTAATATCAAAGAAAAATTTTTTATTATTTTATATGCTTATGTTTTGATATGGTTTGCGTACGGGAATTTGTATTATTTTTCTTGTGATGTAGATAATTATAATAGAATGTTAATTGCTACTCAAAAAAATGAAAATTTAGAGATTGTGGATTTGCAAGAAAAAATCATAGAAGTGCAGTTTCAAACACCTATAAGAGGAATTCATAATTTTTGGTCTTTAAATGATGAGTTAAAACCTCAAATTCAAAATAGAATAAAAGGTTTGGTTGATTGTTATTATTTTAGCGGAGTTACTATGCTAACGATAGGCTTTGGAGATGTAACGCCTGTTAGTTCTTTGTTAAGATTATTTAGCGTATTTCAAGGATTTTTAGGGCAGGTTATTGTTGTGATTGCTATGGGACTTTGGATTAACCAAGCAGGTAAGCAATAG